A genomic segment from uncultured Desulfuromonas sp. encodes:
- a CDS encoding PhnD/SsuA/transferrin family substrate-binding protein produces MVSENNLRNDFKSFAVHLGQVVNKPVNLVLKKSYRKLLSDFLTDQIDLAFLGPLPYVLLTDRNPDFVPVVRFVDKNGQANYTCCLAAYTGDQINLDTKRPLLVSLTQPYSTCGYLMSEILLNAHGYSLDEGSYIYSGNHSESALDALRGTTQVAGLKTSIAHKYHHLGLEILDESIPVPGFVLVANPRTMAKEDIEKIRADLLKLNPQQNPDDAQMMQLWGEAVRYGATEAHKGDYQAIRTLLQTITIPGIEQ; encoded by the coding sequence ATGGTTTCTGAGAACAATCTTCGCAATGATTTTAAGTCATTTGCAGTCCACCTGGGTCAAGTTGTCAACAAACCGGTTAATCTTGTCTTAAAAAAGAGTTATCGAAAACTCCTGAGCGATTTTCTCACAGATCAAATCGACCTGGCATTTCTCGGGCCATTGCCATATGTGTTACTTACAGATAGAAATCCCGATTTTGTTCCCGTCGTACGCTTTGTCGATAAAAATGGACAGGCCAACTACACCTGTTGCCTGGCCGCTTATACAGGGGACCAGATTAACCTCGATACCAAGCGACCACTCCTGGTCTCGCTCACACAACCCTACTCAACCTGTGGCTATTTAATGAGCGAGATTCTGCTCAATGCTCACGGATACAGTTTGGATGAGGGCAGTTACATTTATTCGGGAAATCATTCTGAAAGTGCTCTTGATGCACTGCGTGGGACAACACAGGTAGCCGGGCTCAAAACCTCTATTGCCCATAAATATCATCATCTTGGCCTTGAAATCCTCGACGAAAGCATCCCGGTTCCTGGTTTTGTCCTGGTCGCAAATCCAAGAACAATGGCCAAAGAAGACATTGAAAAAATCCGAGCTGACCTCCTCAAACTCAATCCTCAACAAAATCCGGATGACGCCCAAATGATGCAGTTATGGGGTGAAGCCGTCCGCTATGGTGCCACAGAAGCGCATAAAGGGGATTATCAGGCGATTCGCACTCTGCTTCAAACCATTACAATTCCGGGAATTGAACAATGA
- a CDS encoding GGDEF domain-containing protein, whose translation MAEKFFKFSQDTLWLILALVIVLFITIRYDVVETISFLVRDHHELHLNEILIALLCSLVFAFIFVVKRLKELGSCRCKLLDSLREINALSTTDRLTGLNNRRYFVKIASRDVVISLHAGGTPLIAMIDLDHMTTINDAFGQQIGDQVLKQVAELISSSLGETDLAARYRGATFIIFIGDGHLSEVKKRFDRLREKVFDNVFFSGVEQVSTSISIGIASKQPTTASLGDLINDAEIALYEAKDSGRNRVICR comes from the coding sequence ATGGCTGAAAAATTTTTCAAATTCAGTCAAGACACGTTATGGCTGATTCTGGCATTGGTCATCGTCCTGTTTATTACGATACGTTATGATGTCGTTGAGACCATCTCATTTTTGGTCCGAGATCATCATGAATTACATCTCAATGAGATCCTCATTGCACTTCTCTGCTCCCTTGTCTTCGCTTTCATTTTTGTCGTTAAACGACTCAAAGAACTCGGTAGTTGTCGCTGTAAACTTCTCGACTCATTACGAGAGATCAACGCTCTATCGACGACGGATCGCCTGACAGGTCTGAACAATCGGCGTTATTTCGTTAAAATTGCCTCTCGCGATGTTGTTATTTCGCTCCATGCTGGAGGCACACCACTGATTGCCATGATCGACCTTGACCACATGACAACAATCAACGATGCATTTGGACAGCAAATCGGCGACCAGGTTCTTAAACAGGTGGCAGAATTAATTTCATCAAGCCTGGGTGAAACCGACCTCGCAGCACGCTACAGGGGTGCGACTTTCATCATTTTTATTGGTGATGGACACCTCAGTGAAGTGAAGAAAAGATTTGATCGTTTACGTGAAAAAGTGTTCGACAATGTTTTTTTCAGCGGCGTCGAACAAGTTTCTACATCGATAAGCATAGGCATCGCCAGCAAGCAACCGACAACAGCGTCATTAGGCGACCTCATCAATGATGCTGAGATTGCATTATACGAAGCTAAGGATTCTGGCAGAAATCGTGTCATCTGTCGCTAG
- a CDS encoding DUF3365 domain-containing protein, which yields MKRIFLLSLLSLALTSQAVLANPAQTAEKVIGDFQSKLMTELKTGLQQGPSHAIDVCRNRAPQIAQELSTDTLKIGRATSQLRNQSNRGPQWASQFLAYYAAHPDEKKIQSIQLTEKTWGYVKPIYIQRPCLTCHGESVSPSIRQALVKNYPLDQAINYKVGDFRGLFWVEIHE from the coding sequence ATGAAACGGATATTTCTGCTCTCGCTACTCAGTCTGGCTCTCACCTCTCAGGCCGTTTTGGCCAATCCGGCCCAAACAGCTGAAAAAGTTATCGGCGACTTTCAAAGTAAACTGATGACAGAACTCAAGACGGGCTTACAGCAAGGGCCATCACACGCCATTGATGTCTGCCGAAACAGAGCGCCTCAAATTGCCCAAGAACTATCTACTGACACCTTAAAGATCGGCCGAGCCACCTCTCAACTACGCAATCAGTCAAATCGAGGTCCTCAATGGGCATCTCAATTCCTTGCCTACTACGCTGCTCATCCTGATGAAAAAAAGATTCAGTCTATCCAGTTGACTGAAAAAACTTGGGGATATGTCAAGCCCATCTATATTCAACGCCCCTGCCTGACTTGCCACGGCGAGTCAGTTTCCCCATCCATAAGGCAAGCGCTTGTAAAAAACTATCCCCTTGATCAGGCCATTAATTATAAGGTGGGAGATTTTCGAGGATTATTCTGGGTAGAAATCCACGAATAA